From Scytonema millei VB511283:
TCTGGATAGGAAATTGTTTCAGTTTCAAATATTCCTCGCATTAATAAACCGTAAAGATAGTTCAGGACAAAATCCGCGATCGCTTTATCTGGTACTTGCAAATAGTCGGCGATCGCCTGCGTAGTCTTGTCCCAAGAGCTGTGAAAAGCTTTATTTCTGCTCAATTCAGCTTTTTCCTGCTGGTAGAATTCCACCCAAAGTAAAACTTGCTTGCAAAAATTATCTTCATTTTTAGCTACAAAATTGAACATAGTTTCAATTCGCTCTGTTAAGGTGGGTGGATTTCCCGCCTCCGCCAAGAAGTTGAGCAAGTCTTGTCTGTCTAGTTCTTCTACCAACTGAAGAAATAAGGCTTGTTTGCTGGGAAAGTAATGATAAAGCGTCCCTGTAGACACGCCCAACCCTTGAGCTAACTGTCGCATGGTGATCGAGCCGTAGCCTCTTTCGGCAAATAGATCGAAACTCTTGAGCAACAGTTCTTTACGATATTGGTCGTGGTCTACAATCTTGGGCATCGGGACAATTAATTTGACTCCATATTAGATCGAACGTTTGATATAAATAAATATAAAACAAACGTCCAATATAAATCAAGTAGGAGCGGTTTTTTTCCCAACAGATATGTCAAGTAACACATACATTTGCTGGCAAACCCGCCCGTCCCAGAATTGTAGGGGCGGGTTTTTTGCGGAGATCTGTCAAAAACAAACAGCTCTGTTGACAAACCCGCCCGTACCGAGAATAAGGAGGAATTTATAGTTGCAGAAGTTACGCAGTTGAGATCCCCCAACCCCCTTAAAAAGGGGGCTTTAGATTCCCCCCTTTTTAAGGGGGGTTAGGGGGGATCGAGATCTCTAGCTTCAACTGCGGATCTCCTCTCAGTCCCTGAATCAGGCATCATCCAAAGCAGCAATACCGGGCAATTCCTTACCTTCAAGTAATTCCAAGCTAGCGCCGCCGCCAGTTGAAATGTGGCTCATTTGCTCGGCTACACCGACTTTTTCCACCGCTGCTACAGAGTCACCACCACCAATGATAGAAGTTACGCCTTGCTTGGTAAGATCGGCAAGAGTACGAGC
This genomic window contains:
- a CDS encoding TetR/AcrR family transcriptional regulator, with amino-acid sequence MPKIVDHDQYRKELLLKSFDLFAERGYGSITMRQLAQGLGVSTGTLYHYFPSKQALFLQLVEELDRQDLLNFLAEAGNPPTLTERIETMFNFVAKNEDNFCKQVLLWVEFYQQEKAELSRNKAFHSSWDKTTQAIADYLQVPDKAIADFVLNYLYGLLMRGIFETETISYPEQATLLSKILVAYLK